A window of the Rhea pennata isolate bPtePen1 chromosome 19, bPtePen1.pri, whole genome shotgun sequence genome harbors these coding sequences:
- the CANT1 gene encoding soluble calcium-activated nucleotidase 1, which translates to MPVPPCHESMSSLRISVGGLPVLASMTKGADPRFRLRWKAIVLSSACVVFVLLLLCLHRSSPARPIPPNPHNWRLGLQAGDRYNDTYPLSPPQRNPDGVRYRIGVIADLDTQSRGAEEHTWFSYLKKGYLVLSDSGDSVTVEWDKDESVLQSHLAEKGRGMELSELVVFNGKLYSVDDRTGVVYQIEGNKVVPWVILSDGDGTVGKGFKAEWLAVKDEHLYVGGLGKEWTTTTGEVVNENPEWVKVIGYKGDVGHENWVANYNALRAAVGIRPPGYLIHESASWSDTLQRWFFLPRRASHERYNEKADERRGTNLLLSSTQDFGDVTVGHVGDVVPTHGFSSFKFIPDTDDQIIVALKSEEDDGKIASYIMAFTLDGRFLLPETKIGSVKYEGIEFI; encoded by the exons ATGCCCGTCCCGCCTTGCCATGAGTCTATGAGCTCCCTCCGGATCAGCGTGGGTGGCCTTCCTGTCCTTGCGTCCATGACCAAAGGTGCTGACCCCCGCTTCCGACTGCGCTGGAAAGCCATCGTGCTGTCCTCAGCCTGCGTGgtgtttgtgctgctgctcctctgcttgcACCGCTCTTCCCCCGCACGGCCCATCCCACCCAATCCTCACAACTGGCGACTCGGCCTGCAGGCAGGGGACCGCTACAATGACACCTACCCGCTGTCCCCACCCCAGAGAAACCCCGACGGCGTGCGCTACCGCATTGGAGTCATTGCGGACCTGGACACACAGTCTCGGGGTGCTGAGGAGCACACCTGGTTCAGTTACCTGAAGAAAGGCTACCTGGTGCTGTCAGACAGCGGGGACAGCGTGACGGTGGAATGGGACAAAGACGAAAGCGTGCTGCAGTCGCACTTGGCTGAGAAGGGCAGGGGCATGGAGCTCTCAGAGCTAGTCGTCTTCAATGGGAAGCTGTACTCCGTGGACGACCGCACAGGTGTGGTCTACCAGATCGAAGGCAACAAGGTGGTGCCCTGGGTGATCCTCTCAGATGGGGACGGCACCGTGGGGAAAG GCTTCAAGGCAGAGTGGCTGGCGGTGAAAGATGAACACCTCTACGTGGGAGGACTGGGCAAGGAGTGGACCACGACAACGGGAGAGGTGGTGAATGAAAACCCCGAGTGGGTGAAAGTCATCGGTTACAAAGGCGACGTGGGCCATGAGAACTGGGTGGCAAACTACAATGCGCTGAGGGCTGCAGTTGGGATCCGCCCCCCAG GTTACCTGATCCACGAGTCGGCATCTTGGAGCGACACCTTGCAGCGCTGGTTCTtcctgccgcgccgcgccagccACGAGCGCTACAACGAGAAGGCAGATGAGCGGCGGGGCACCAACCTGCTGCTGAGCTCCACCCAGGACTTTGGGGATGTCACAGTAGGACACGTGGGTGATGTGGTCCCCACCCACGGCTTCTCCTCTTTCAAATTCATCCCAGACACAGACGACCAGATCATTGTGGCGCTGAAATCAGAAGAGGACGATGGCAAGATCGCCAGCTACATCATGGCCTTTACTCTGGACGGGCGCTTCCTCCTGCCTGAGACCAAAATTGGGAGCGTGAAATATGAGGGCATTGAATTTATTTAA